The following are encoded in a window of Allosphingosinicella indica genomic DNA:
- a CDS encoding UDP-N-acetylglucosamine--N-acetylmuramyl-(pentapeptide) pyrophosphoryl-undecaprenol N-acetylglucosamine transferase, translating into MERPLSIISRHYVLAAGGTGGHMTPAHALAEELMRRGHRVALVTDDRGARIPGLFDGVQVHILPAGRLGGGPVGWWKAFRKILTGRAMASRLYETFAPSAVIGFGGYPALPALLAAQRQRIPTLIHEQNAVLGRVNRLMAGRVDAIATSYDHVDRMAKAQERKAVLVGNPVRDAVIALRDQPFPALSGDGIFRLLVTGGSQGASIFAEVVPDGLALLPEAFRQRLQVTQQCRAEDIVAVRAKYARFGIPADLSTYMPDLPERLSWAHLVIGRAGASTIAELTVAGRPAILIPLPSATDDHQTANALEMAKAGGARVMRQTKLSLADIADVDIVPVGEERRHTTGRFTPLELSRQMQKLALEPGALANAAERARALGRPDAASALADLVERTGRTRGEELVGAAETRHASLPSGAYA; encoded by the coding sequence ATGGAGCGGCCGTTGAGCATCATATCGCGCCATTATGTCCTCGCGGCGGGCGGCACCGGGGGGCATATGACCCCCGCGCACGCGCTGGCCGAAGAGCTGATGCGGCGCGGCCACCGCGTCGCGCTCGTCACCGACGATCGCGGCGCGCGCATCCCGGGGCTGTTCGACGGCGTCCAGGTTCACATCCTCCCCGCCGGGCGGCTCGGCGGCGGGCCGGTCGGCTGGTGGAAGGCGTTTCGCAAGATATTGACCGGCCGGGCGATGGCGTCGCGGCTCTACGAGACCTTTGCGCCGTCCGCGGTGATCGGCTTCGGCGGCTATCCGGCGCTCCCCGCGCTGCTCGCCGCGCAGCGCCAGCGCATCCCGACGCTGATCCACGAGCAGAATGCGGTGCTCGGCCGGGTCAACCGGCTGATGGCGGGCCGCGTCGATGCGATCGCCACCTCCTACGATCATGTCGACCGCATGGCGAAGGCGCAGGAGCGCAAGGCCGTGCTGGTCGGCAATCCGGTGCGCGACGCGGTGATCGCGCTCCGAGATCAGCCGTTCCCGGCGCTCTCGGGCGACGGCATCTTCCGGCTGCTGGTGACCGGCGGGAGCCAAGGGGCGTCGATCTTCGCGGAGGTCGTTCCGGACGGTTTGGCACTACTTCCGGAAGCTTTTCGCCAGCGTCTGCAAGTGACCCAACAATGTCGCGCCGAGGACATTGTTGCAGTGCGGGCGAAATATGCGCGGTTCGGCATTCCTGCCGACCTCTCAACCTATATGCCTGATCTTCCCGAGCGGTTGTCCTGGGCGCACCTCGTCATTGGTCGCGCTGGCGCATCGACGATCGCCGAGTTGACCGTGGCCGGACGACCAGCAATCCTGATCCCTCTACCCAGCGCGACCGACGATCATCAGACGGCCAATGCCTTGGAAATGGCGAAAGCGGGGGGCGCTCGCGTGATGCGCCAGACGAAGCTCAGCCTCGCCGATATCGCTGACGTCGATATCGTGCCGGTGGGGGAAGAGCGTAGGCACACGACTGGCCGCTTCACCCCGCTGGAGCTGAGCCGGCAAATGCAAAAATTGGCACTTGAGCCGGGTGCTCTCGCCAACGCGGCAGAACGCGCTCGTGCGCTCGGTCGGCCCGATGCGGCCAGCGCGCTCGCCGATCTGGTCGAGCGCACCGGCCGCACCCGCGGCGAGGAACTGGTCGGCGCTGCCGAGACGCGCCACGCCTCGCTGCCTAGCGGTGCCTACGCATGA
- the murD gene encoding UDP-N-acetylmuramoyl-L-alanine--D-glutamate ligase has translation MITARAFAGKRYAVLGLARSGRATVEALAASGAKVVAWDADEGAREKILPGTGRGTAPRSGVVEGVGSGSHAPLHQPSAGPPPRTGEDLVRLADPLEIDLTGFDGVVVSPGVPINRHPIAARARAAGVPLIGDIELFAQARAELPPHKVVGITGTNGKSTTTALVHHILQTAGVPSTMGGNIGLPILGQDPLPEGGVYVLELSSYQIDLTHSLDCDVAVLLNITPDHLDRYDGFEAYARSKERLFAMQSGGHDAIVVGTDRASRSISNRLRHARREDSPRHVGGYTLMQQEWPALQGPHNSQNALAAIQASVRLGVGGEIIREAMKSYPGLPNRMERVRERAGVLFVNDSKATNPDSTAPALAAYPSVHWILGGLAKSDDLDACAPHFDHVRAAYTIGEAGPRFAAILRDAGKSVTESGVLGQAVNDAAAAADAGEVVLLSPACASFDQFKDYEARGAAFRAAVEALA, from the coding sequence GTGATCACGGCGCGCGCCTTCGCCGGCAAACGCTATGCGGTGCTCGGCCTCGCCCGATCGGGCCGCGCCACCGTAGAAGCGCTGGCGGCGAGCGGCGCTAAGGTGGTGGCGTGGGACGCGGACGAGGGTGCGCGCGAAAAGATCCTCCCCGGAACGGGGAGGGGGACCGCGCCGCGAAGCGGCGTGGTGGAGGGGGTTGGGAGCGGGTCTCACGCCCCCCTCCACCAGCCTTCGGCCGGTCCCCCTCCCCGTACCGGGGAGGATTTGGTGCGGCTCGCCGATCCTCTCGAGATTGACCTGACCGGTTTCGACGGCGTCGTCGTCTCGCCGGGGGTTCCGATCAACCGCCACCCGATCGCGGCCAGGGCGCGGGCGGCGGGGGTGCCGCTGATCGGCGATATCGAGCTGTTCGCGCAGGCGCGCGCGGAGCTGCCGCCGCACAAGGTGGTCGGCATCACCGGCACCAATGGCAAATCGACCACCACCGCGCTTGTCCACCACATCCTCCAGACCGCGGGCGTGCCGAGCACGATGGGCGGCAATATCGGCCTGCCCATCCTCGGTCAGGACCCGCTGCCCGAAGGCGGTGTCTATGTGTTGGAACTGTCCAGCTACCAGATCGACCTGACCCACAGCCTCGATTGCGACGTGGCAGTGCTGCTCAACATCACGCCGGACCATCTCGACCGCTATGACGGGTTCGAGGCTTATGCGCGATCCAAAGAGCGACTGTTCGCGATGCAGTCGGGCGGTCATGACGCAATTGTGGTGGGTACCGATAGGGCGTCGCGCTCGATATCAAATCGCCTCCGCCATGCGCGGCGTGAAGACTCCCCCCGGCATGTTGGCGGTTACACGTTGATGCAGCAAGAATGGCCAGCGCTGCAGGGACCTCACAACTCGCAAAATGCCCTTGCGGCTATTCAGGCGTCAGTGAGGCTCGGCGTAGGCGGAGAAATTATCCGTGAAGCTATGAAGTCCTACCCGGGCCTGCCCAACCGCATGGAGCGGGTGCGCGAGCGGGCTGGGGTGTTGTTCGTCAACGACAGCAAGGCGACCAATCCGGATTCGACCGCGCCGGCGCTGGCCGCTTATCCGTCGGTCCACTGGATCCTCGGCGGGCTCGCCAAGAGCGACGATCTCGACGCCTGTGCCCCGCATTTCGATCATGTCCGCGCAGCTTATACGATCGGCGAGGCGGGGCCGCGGTTTGCGGCGATCCTGCGCGATGCAGGGAAGTCGGTCACCGAAAGCGGCGTGCTCGGGCAGGCGGTGAACGACGCGGCGGCGGCGGCGGATGCGGGGGAGGTGGTGCTGCTCTCGCCCGCCTGCGCCTCGTTCGATCAGTTCAAGGATTATGAAGCCAGGGGTGCCGCGTTCCGCGCGGCGGTGGAGGCATTGGCATGA
- a CDS encoding D-alanine--D-alanine ligase: MSGLHVAVLMGGWSAEREVSLSSGAGVADALESLGHRVTRIDMGHDVAERLAEAKPDVVFNALHGTPGEDGTVQGLMDLMGLAYTHSGLVTSVIAIDKELTKQQLVPQGIRMPEGRIVASETLYETDPLPRPYVLKPVNEGSSVGVAIVTEGGNYGSPIGRDTEGPWRHFDRLLAEPFIRGRELTTAVLGDEALAVTELKPKSGFYDYDAKYTDGLTQHVCPADIPGDIRAECLRMALEAHRILGCKGTSRSDFRWDDEKGIDGLYLLEVNTQPGMTPLSLVPEQGRHIGLSYAELVQRIVDEALAERAA; the protein is encoded by the coding sequence ATGAGTGGTCTTCACGTCGCGGTGCTGATGGGCGGCTGGTCGGCCGAGCGCGAGGTGTCGTTGTCTTCGGGCGCGGGCGTCGCCGACGCACTGGAGAGCCTCGGCCATCGCGTCACGCGGATCGACATGGGCCACGATGTCGCCGAGCGGCTGGCCGAAGCGAAACCCGACGTGGTGTTCAACGCGCTACACGGCACGCCCGGCGAGGACGGCACGGTGCAGGGGCTGATGGACCTGATGGGCCTCGCCTATACCCATTCCGGGCTCGTTACCTCGGTCATCGCGATCGACAAGGAGCTGACCAAGCAGCAGCTCGTGCCGCAGGGCATCCGCATGCCCGAAGGGCGGATCGTCGCCAGCGAGACGCTTTACGAGACCGATCCGCTGCCGCGGCCCTATGTGCTGAAGCCGGTCAACGAAGGCTCGTCGGTCGGCGTCGCGATCGTCACCGAGGGCGGCAATTATGGCAGCCCGATCGGCCGCGATACCGAGGGGCCGTGGCGGCATTTCGACCGGCTGCTGGCCGAGCCTTTCATCCGCGGGCGAGAACTGACCACCGCGGTGCTGGGCGACGAGGCGCTTGCCGTGACCGAGCTCAAGCCCAAGTCCGGCTTCTACGATTATGACGCCAAATATACCGACGGGCTCACGCAGCACGTCTGCCCGGCGGACATTCCCGGTGATATCCGCGCCGAGTGCCTGCGCATGGCGCTGGAGGCGCATCGCATCCTCGGCTGCAAGGGCACCTCGCGCTCCGATTTCCGCTGGGACGACGAGAAGGGGATCGATGGCCTCTATCTGCTGGAGGTCAACACCCAGCCGGGGATGACGCCGCTCAGCCTGGTGCCGGAGCAGGGGCGGCATATCGGGCTCAGCTACGCCGAACTCGTCCAGCGCATCGTCGACGAAGCCTTGGCGGAGCGCGCGGCATGA
- the murC gene encoding UDP-N-acetylmuramate--L-alanine ligase has product MRGVGTDIGTIHFVGIGGIGMSGIAEVMHILGYKVQGSDVAEGYVVEGLRKRGIPVAIGHAADNLGDAAVVVTSTAVSRSTNPEVECAYERRIPVVRRAEMLAELMRLKSTVAVAGTHGKTTTTSMVAALLDAGGIDPTVINGGIINAYGSNARLGSSDWMVVEADESDGSFLRLDGTIAVITNIDPEHLDHYGGFDQVKDAFVEFVENVPFYGAALLCVDHPEVQGIIPRLRDRRIVTYGFAAQADIRADNVTPVPGGNRFDIAVRDRTGEVRSIAGIHLPMPGRHNVQNALAAIGVAVELGIPDEVIARGFDQFGGVKRRFTKVGELDGVAIIDDYGHHPVEIRAVLAAAREGAEGRVIAVVQPHRYTRLRDLMEDFQGAFNDADIVYVAPVYAAGEEPIEGADSEALVEGLKQRGHRAVKLVEDADDLCRQLRDIAARGDMVICLGAGDITKWAAKLADGILQARLSK; this is encoded by the coding sequence ATGAGGGGTGTGGGCACCGACATCGGCACGATCCATTTCGTCGGCATCGGCGGGATCGGCATGTCGGGCATCGCCGAGGTGATGCATATCCTCGGATACAAGGTGCAGGGTTCGGACGTGGCCGAGGGCTATGTCGTCGAGGGCCTGCGCAAGCGCGGCATTCCGGTGGCGATCGGCCATGCCGCGGACAATCTGGGCGATGCGGCGGTGGTGGTAACTTCCACTGCCGTCAGCCGCAGCACCAATCCCGAGGTCGAATGCGCCTATGAGCGGCGCATCCCCGTCGTCCGCCGCGCCGAGATGCTCGCCGAGCTGATGCGGCTTAAGTCCACCGTCGCGGTGGCGGGCACCCACGGCAAGACGACAACGACGTCGATGGTCGCCGCGCTGCTCGATGCGGGCGGCATCGACCCCACCGTCATCAACGGCGGCATCATCAACGCCTATGGCTCCAACGCGCGGCTGGGCTCGTCCGACTGGATGGTGGTCGAGGCCGACGAGAGCGACGGCAGCTTCCTCAGGCTCGACGGCACGATCGCGGTGATCACCAACATCGATCCCGAGCATCTCGACCATTACGGCGGGTTCGATCAGGTCAAGGACGCCTTCGTCGAGTTCGTCGAGAACGTGCCCTTCTACGGCGCCGCGCTGCTCTGCGTCGATCACCCCGAAGTGCAGGGGATCATCCCGAGGCTGCGCGACCGGCGGATCGTCACCTACGGCTTCGCGGCGCAGGCCGACATCCGCGCCGACAATGTGACGCCGGTGCCGGGCGGCAACCGCTTCGACATCGCGGTGCGCGACCGCACGGGCGAGGTCCGCTCGATCGCCGGCATCCACCTCCCCATGCCCGGCCGCCACAACGTCCAGAACGCGCTCGCCGCGATCGGCGTCGCGGTCGAGCTCGGCATTCCCGACGAGGTGATCGCGCGCGGCTTCGACCAGTTCGGCGGGGTCAAGCGGCGCTTCACCAAGGTCGGTGAGCTGGATGGCGTCGCGATCATTGACGATTACGGCCACCACCCGGTGGAGATCCGCGCGGTGCTCGCGGCGGCGCGCGAGGGCGCGGAAGGGCGCGTGATCGCGGTCGTCCAGCCGCACCGCTACACGCGGCTGCGCGATCTGATGGAGGACTTCCAAGGCGCGTTCAACGATGCCGACATCGTCTATGTCGCGCCGGTCTATGCCGCGGGCGAAGAACCGATCGAAGGCGCTGATTCCGAGGCGCTGGTCGAGGGATTGAAGCAGCGCGGCCACCGCGCGGTGAAGCTGGTCGAGGATGCCGACGATCTCTGCCGCCAGCTCCGCGACATCGCGGCGCGCGGCGACATGGTGATCTGCCTCGGCGCGGGCGACATCACCAAATGGGCCGCCAAGCTCGCCGACGGCATTCTGCAGGCGAGGCTCAGCAAATGA
- a CDS encoding FtsW/RodA/SpoVE family cell cycle protein translates to MRRNQAVKFGRTDRSAMGRWFWEIDRVLLLLVAVLISIGLVAVAAASPAAAMRYSGGAIHYAPLHYFYRQLVWIMAGIPVMIAVSMLPKPTARRLCLIGTGFFIFCLMLVPVIGQEVNGARRWLGFSFAQFQPSEFLKPLFIVTLAWLLSLRAKDASLPVVPLTGVLTALVAVLLMQQPNLGETVIFAAIWVLLLTLAGVPMRFLILIGLAGLGALVLAYFFYPVATVRVDAFLFGGAGDVDTYQTDSALRTLTAGGLFGLGPGGGTRKFHLPEPHTDYIFSVIGEEFGMIACLAIAALYMAIVARVLIKLLHEEDNFLVLATAGLVCQFGLQALINMAVNVQIAPSKGMTLPFISYGGSSMIALSIGMGLLLAFTRRNPYLHRSPYVVKWSGR, encoded by the coding sequence ATGCGCCGGAACCAGGCGGTCAAGTTCGGCCGGACCGACCGAAGCGCGATGGGGCGCTGGTTCTGGGAGATCGACCGCGTCCTGCTGCTGCTGGTCGCGGTGCTGATCTCGATCGGCCTGGTCGCCGTCGCGGCCGCATCGCCGGCCGCCGCGATGCGCTATTCGGGCGGTGCGATTCATTATGCGCCGCTCCATTATTTCTACCGCCAGTTGGTCTGGATCATGGCCGGCATCCCGGTGATGATCGCGGTCTCGATGCTGCCCAAGCCGACCGCGCGGCGGCTGTGCCTGATCGGCACCGGCTTCTTCATCTTCTGCCTGATGCTGGTGCCGGTGATCGGCCAGGAAGTGAACGGCGCGCGGCGCTGGCTGGGCTTCAGCTTTGCGCAATTCCAGCCGTCGGAGTTCCTGAAGCCGCTGTTCATCGTGACGCTCGCCTGGCTGCTGTCGCTCCGCGCCAAGGATGCGAGCCTGCCGGTCGTGCCCTTGACCGGCGTACTGACCGCGCTGGTCGCGGTGCTGCTGATGCAGCAGCCCAACCTCGGCGAGACGGTGATCTTCGCGGCGATCTGGGTGCTGCTGCTGACGCTGGCGGGCGTGCCGATGCGCTTCCTGATCCTGATCGGGCTTGCCGGCCTCGGTGCGCTGGTGCTCGCCTATTTCTTCTATCCGGTGGCGACGGTGCGGGTCGACGCGTTCCTGTTCGGGGGCGCGGGCGATGTCGACACCTACCAGACGGACAGTGCGCTGAGGACGCTGACCGCGGGCGGGCTGTTCGGCCTCGGGCCGGGCGGCGGCACGCGCAAGTTCCACCTGCCGGAGCCGCATACCGATTACATCTTCTCGGTGATCGGGGAGGAGTTCGGCATGATCGCCTGCCTCGCCATCGCCGCGCTCTACATGGCGATCGTCGCGCGCGTGCTGATCAAGCTGCTGCACGAGGAAGATAATTTCTTGGTGCTCGCGACCGCCGGGCTGGTCTGCCAGTTCGGCCTGCAGGCGCTGATCAACATGGCGGTCAACGTCCAGATCGCGCCGTCCAAGGGCATGACCTTGCCGTTCATCTCCTACGGCGGATCGTCGATGATCGCGCTGTCGATCGGCATGGGCCTCCTCCTCGCCTTCACGCGGCGAAACCCCTATCTTCACCGGTCTCCCTATGTGGTGAAATGGAGCGGCCGTTGA
- the murB gene encoding UDP-N-acetylmuramate dehydrogenase: MSASSNPNPAQTMDLAGEITPNGSLADFIWFRTGGPAEWLVKPDSVEDLAAFLSALDPAVPVLPVGVGSNLIVRDGGVPGVVVRLPKLLAKVSVEPGNRVRAGGGAMGITVASKARDAGIAGLEFLRGIPGTAGGAVKMNAGAYGREVADILVEATVVLRDGRVETWPAARFGYTYRHSETPEGAIVVEALFHGVPGDPAAIGAEMDRIAAEREASQPLRSRTGGSTFKNPPGDKAWRLIDAAGCRGLTMGDAQVSEKHCNFLLNLGNASAADIEALGEEVRRRVCEATGVVLEWEIQRVGVPE, translated from the coding sequence ATGAGCGCAAGCTCGAACCCGAACCCGGCACAAACGATGGATTTGGCGGGCGAGATCACGCCGAACGGCAGCCTTGCCGATTTCATCTGGTTCCGCACCGGCGGACCGGCCGAATGGCTAGTGAAGCCAGACAGTGTCGAGGATCTCGCGGCCTTCCTCTCGGCGCTCGATCCGGCGGTGCCGGTGCTGCCGGTGGGCGTCGGCTCCAACCTCATCGTCCGCGACGGCGGGGTGCCGGGCGTCGTGGTTCGGCTTCCTAAGCTGCTCGCCAAGGTCTCGGTCGAGCCGGGCAACCGCGTCCGCGCCGGCGGCGGGGCGATGGGGATCACCGTCGCGTCCAAGGCGCGCGATGCCGGGATCGCGGGGCTCGAGTTCCTGCGCGGCATACCGGGGACGGCGGGTGGCGCGGTGAAGATGAATGCGGGCGCCTATGGCCGCGAGGTCGCCGACATATTGGTCGAGGCGACGGTGGTGCTGCGCGACGGGCGGGTCGAGACCTGGCCCGCCGCACGCTTCGGCTACACCTATCGCCACAGCGAGACGCCCGAGGGTGCGATCGTCGTCGAGGCGCTGTTCCACGGCGTTCCCGGTGATCCGGCGGCGATCGGCGCGGAGATGGACCGGATCGCCGCCGAGCGCGAGGCGAGCCAGCCGCTGCGCAGCCGCACCGGCGGATCGACCTTCAAGAATCCCCCCGGCGACAAGGCCTGGCGGCTGATCGACGCCGCGGGATGCCGCGGCTTGACGATGGGCGACGCGCAGGTCTCTGAGAAGCATTGCAACTTCTTGCTCAATCTGGGCAATGCCAGCGCCGCGGACATCGAGGCCTTGGGCGAAGAAGTGCGCCGCCGCGTGTGCGAAGCGACCGGCGTCGTGCTGGAGTGGGAAATTCAACGAGTGGGCGTTCCGGAATGA
- a CDS encoding cell division protein FtsQ/DivIB: protein MSARIARGNQGKAKARTRQPARKGGGGRRPAKKQGFVDGVVTSPESYRAALWWLAILAVLAIGLAVAFAMRVPQTVGTALGESIGDAGFTVKRVEIKGLERMERLPVYSVALDQDSMALPLVDLDGTRARLLKFGWIEEARVSRRWPDTLVVDVVERQPAAIWQHNQHLSLVDRAGVVLEEVKLDKMPDLPLVIGPAANLQADALTRLIGAAPQLKPMLEGATWVGGRRWDLRFQSGETLALPEGQERAAKALVHFARMDQMAQLLGRGLVRFDMRVPGKMIVRVTDQPGSTVPVLEAPVPTGDGAPVDPRTTI from the coding sequence ATGAGCGCGCGGATCGCCCGCGGCAATCAGGGCAAGGCCAAGGCGCGCACGCGCCAGCCGGCACGCAAGGGCGGCGGTGGACGGCGGCCTGCGAAGAAGCAAGGGTTCGTCGATGGCGTGGTGACCTCGCCCGAAAGCTATCGCGCGGCGCTCTGGTGGCTCGCGATCCTCGCGGTGCTGGCGATCGGGCTTGCCGTCGCCTTCGCAATGCGCGTGCCACAGACGGTGGGTACCGCACTCGGCGAAAGCATCGGCGATGCCGGCTTCACGGTGAAGCGCGTGGAGATCAAGGGGCTCGAGCGGATGGAGCGGCTGCCGGTCTATTCGGTCGCGCTCGATCAGGATTCGATGGCGCTGCCGCTGGTCGATCTCGACGGGACGCGCGCGCGGCTGCTCAAATTCGGCTGGATCGAGGAGGCGCGGGTGTCGCGCCGCTGGCCCGACACCCTGGTCGTCGACGTGGTCGAGCGGCAGCCGGCGGCGATCTGGCAGCACAACCAGCACCTCAGCCTCGTCGATCGCGCGGGCGTAGTGCTCGAGGAAGTGAAGCTCGACAAGATGCCCGATCTGCCGCTGGTGATCGGCCCCGCCGCCAATCTCCAGGCGGATGCGCTGACCCGGCTGATCGGCGCGGCACCGCAGCTCAAGCCGATGCTGGAAGGCGCGACCTGGGTCGGCGGGCGGCGCTGGGATTTGCGGTTTCAGTCCGGCGAGACGCTGGCGCTGCCGGAAGGACAGGAGCGCGCCGCCAAGGCGCTCGTCCATTTCGCGCGGATGGACCAGATGGCGCAACTGCTCGGCCGCGGGCTCGTCCGTTTCGACATGCGCGTGCCGGGCAAGATGATCGTCCGCGTCACCGATCAGCCGGGCAGCACGGTTCCGGTGCTCGAAGCGCCCGTTCCCACCGGCGACGGCGCGCCGGTCGATCCGAGGACGACGATATGA
- the mraY gene encoding phospho-N-acetylmuramoyl-pentapeptide-transferase yields the protein MFLFIAELFNFEGFLNLFRYTTVRAGGATATALLIGLLIGPKFIGWLRIRQGKGQPIRADGPQSHLAKRGTPTMGGLMILTSVSIAMLLWMDFENPYVWACLFITVGFGLIGFLDDYDKVRKRSHKGVSGKVRLLAEFVIAGIGCAIIVSRVGTELYIPFFTGPVVDLGWFYIPFAALVVVGAGNAVNLTDGLDGLATMPVIIASLAFLMIAYLVGNAIYAQYLGIPHVLGAGDLSVLCMAIVGAGLAFLWFNAPPAAVFMGDTGSLALGGALGAIAVATRHELVLAIIGGLFVLEAMSVIIQVFFFKRTGRRIFKMAPIHHHFEQMGWSEPTVVIRFWIISFVLALAGLSTLKLR from the coding sequence ATGTTCCTATTCATCGCAGAGCTGTTCAACTTCGAGGGCTTCCTCAACCTCTTCCGCTACACCACGGTGCGCGCGGGCGGGGCGACGGCGACGGCTCTGCTAATCGGCCTCCTCATCGGCCCCAAATTTATCGGCTGGCTGCGCATCCGGCAGGGCAAGGGCCAGCCGATCCGCGCCGACGGGCCGCAGAGCCATCTCGCCAAGCGCGGCACGCCGACGATGGGCGGGCTGATGATCCTGACCTCCGTCTCCATCGCGATGCTGCTGTGGATGGATTTCGAGAACCCCTATGTCTGGGCGTGCCTCTTCATCACCGTCGGCTTCGGGCTGATCGGCTTCCTCGACGATTACGACAAGGTCCGTAAGCGCAGCCACAAGGGCGTATCGGGCAAGGTCCGCCTGCTCGCCGAGTTCGTCATCGCCGGGATCGGCTGCGCGATCATCGTATCGCGGGTTGGGACCGAGCTCTACATTCCCTTCTTCACCGGCCCGGTGGTCGATCTCGGCTGGTTCTACATTCCTTTCGCCGCGCTAGTGGTGGTCGGCGCGGGCAATGCGGTGAACCTCACCGACGGGCTCGACGGGCTCGCGACGATGCCGGTGATCATCGCCAGCCTCGCCTTTCTGATGATCGCCTATCTCGTCGGCAACGCGATCTACGCGCAATATCTCGGCATCCCGCACGTGCTGGGTGCGGGCGACCTTTCGGTGCTGTGCATGGCGATCGTCGGCGCGGGGCTCGCTTTCCTGTGGTTCAACGCGCCGCCCGCCGCCGTCTTCATGGGCGACACCGGCAGCCTGGCGCTCGGCGGCGCGCTGGGCGCGATCGCGGTGGCGACGCGGCACGAACTGGTGCTGGCCATCATCGGCGGGCTGTTCGTGCTCGAAGCTATGTCGGTGATCATCCAGGTCTTCTTCTTCAAGCGGACCGGGCGGCGCATCTTCAAGATGGCGCCGATCCACCATCATTTCGAGCAGATGGGGTGGAGCGAGCCGACCGTCGTCATCCGCTTCTGGATCATCAGCTTCGTGCTGGCGCTCGCCGGCCTCTCCACGCTGAAGCTGCGGTGA
- the ftsA gene encoding cell division protein FtsA: MRTRLPPPQNRKLVTALDVGSSKISALIAEPGEDGSLRILGTGQRESRGVRSGFIADMEKAEGSIREAVEQAERIAGINIDDVFVGYSAGGVSSTVASVEVAIGGRRIEKGDIEALLGVGKESIEPDGKMVLHAMPAFYTLDGMTGVKQPVGLHADRMAVDIHVIAAEPSPVRNLDLCVRSAHLGVQAIVAAPVAAGKACLTEEERELGVALIELGAGVTNVSVFAGGMLVGLKSLPSGGIDITDDIASAFGTRRAEAERIKCFYGSAMTSPRDNHDMIDVNPLASAEEGVEPSRASRAQLIAVIRQRLEHLMGEIAAALKELGFSGPFGRQIVLTGGGSELKGMADYAQGVLGRAVRIGRPRLPGLPEAHSGPAFATLVGLAQFAASDELDIRAIGGTGSAVQKQDASGLFGRLISAFRSQY, encoded by the coding sequence ATGAGGACGCGCCTGCCGCCGCCGCAGAACCGCAAGCTCGTCACCGCGCTCGACGTGGGATCGTCCAAGATCTCCGCGCTCATCGCCGAGCCGGGCGAGGACGGCAGCTTGCGCATTCTCGGCACCGGCCAGCGCGAGAGCCGCGGCGTCCGCAGCGGCTTCATCGCCGACATGGAAAAGGCCGAGGGCAGCATCCGCGAGGCGGTGGAGCAGGCCGAGCGGATCGCGGGCATCAACATCGACGACGTGTTCGTAGGCTATTCGGCCGGCGGCGTGTCCAGCACGGTCGCCTCGGTCGAGGTCGCGATCGGCGGGCGACGGATCGAGAAGGGCGACATCGAGGCGCTGCTGGGTGTCGGCAAGGAATCCATCGAGCCCGACGGCAAGATGGTGCTGCACGCGATGCCCGCCTTCTACACGCTCGACGGGATGACCGGCGTCAAGCAACCCGTCGGTCTCCATGCCGACCGGATGGCGGTCGACATCCACGTCATCGCCGCCGAGCCCTCGCCGGTGCGCAACCTCGACCTCTGCGTCCGCTCGGCGCATCTCGGCGTGCAGGCGATCGTCGCGGCGCCGGTGGCGGCCGGCAAGGCGTGCCTGACCGAAGAGGAGCGTGAGCTTGGCGTTGCGCTGATCGAGCTTGGCGCGGGCGTCACCAACGTCTCGGTCTTCGCGGGCGGGATGCTGGTCGGCCTCAAGTCGCTGCCCAGCGGCGGCATCGACATCACCGACGATATCGCCTCGGCCTTCGGCACGCGCCGCGCCGAGGCCGAGCGGATCAAATGCTTCTACGGCTCGGCGATGACGAGCCCGCGCGACAATCACGACATGATCGACGTCAACCCGCTCGCCAGCGCGGAAGAAGGGGTGGAGCCCTCGCGCGCCAGCCGGGCGCAGCTCATCGCCGTGATCCGCCAGCGGCTCGAGCATCTTATGGGCGAGATCGCCGCGGCACTGAAGGAACTGGGCTTTTCCGGCCCGTTCGGGCGGCAGATCGTGCTCACGGGCGGAGGATCGGAGCTCAAGGGCATGGCCGATTATGCGCAGGGCGTGCTAGGCCGGGCGGTGCGGATCGGGCGGCCCAGGCTGCCCGGCCTGCCCGAAGCGCACAGCGGCCCGGCCTTTGCTACGCTGGTCGGCCTTGCCCAGTTCGCGGCCTCCGACGAGCTCGACATCCGGGCGATCGGCGGCACCGGCTCGGCCGTCCAGAAACAGGACGCGAGCGGCCTTTTCGGCCGGCTGATCTCAGCATTTCGGAGCCAATATTGA